The following nucleotide sequence is from uncultured Draconibacterium sp..
CCTTAACCACAAACAGAACGTATTTACAATAAACTATCACGGTTTTGATTATATAGCCGCTGATAAAATTAAGTACGCATATATGCTGGAAGGATTAGACAAAAAATGGACTGATGCAGGAAAACGCACCCATGCTAATTTTTCGAATTTGAGGCCAGGAACATATACCTTTAAAGTAAAAGCTCAAAACAACACCGGACTTTGGTCGGAAATTAAAGCATTAAAAATATTCGTAAAGTCCTCTCCGTTTAAAACTCCTATTGCCTACTTTATCTATTTGTTTGTTTTTGCAACCATCATTTACTTCGGGTTCAAACTCACTTTACAAGCAAAGCTATACCGAAACAAACTCGAAACAGAACAAAAGGAACGCGTGAGAGAAAATGAGATCGCTCAAATGAAAATGCGTTTTTTCACTAATATTTCGCACGAAATCAGAACCCCGCTTACGCTTATTAAAGGAAACACCGATTTATTATCAAAACATCTCACTTCGAGTCAAATCCATTTAGATTCGTTTAAAGGCCTTCGGCATAGTACAAACAGGCTATTGGCACTTGTAAACCAGTTGTTATCATTCAAAAGTCTGGAAAACGATGCACTTGGTTTAAAGGTTAGAAACGATGACCTTCTTTCTATTACAAAAAACTTAATTCAGTCGTTTCAGTATGTCGCTTCTGTAAGGAAAATCAAAATCGGTATTGATTCTGATTTTGACAAACTAATACTGCCAATCGACAAAGACAAATACGAAAAAATAGTTAGTAATCTTCTGTCTAACGCATTAAAACATGTAAAAGAAAATGGGAAAGTACATGTTCGGATTGAAATGCTGAAAATGAACGAATACAAAACTTATCATCGCGAGAACAAAAACATAAGCGGAACTTCGTTTGTAAAAATTACGGTAATTGACAACGGAACAGGAATACCAGAAACAGACTTACCTCATGTATTTAACCGCTACCAACAATCGGAAACCGACAAAAATAAACCTGATTATTCAGGAACAGGAATTGGGCTGAATTTTACAAAAAGATTGGTTGAACTTCATCGTGGAGCAATAATAGCTCAAAGTACACCAAATATTGAAACAAGATTTTCGTTTATACTTTCGCTTGACCCGGAAATATATGGAAACGACTTTTCTGAAAGCAATGAACTCACTCAGAAAAAAGAGATTTTGCCGGTATCAACCGAAGGCAAGACAGGATCAAAACAAAAGAATAATTTAGCGGTAGTTCTTTTAGTTGAAGACGACCTTGAACTAAATCGTTTTATTTGCTCGTCATTACAAAACGACTTTAAAGTAATATCGAGTTACAATGGCAACGAAGGTTATTCGCTGGCAAAAAACCATTTACCCGATATTATTATTTCAGATATTATGATGCCGGAAACCAATGGCTACGAATTATGCAAACTGGTACGAGAAGATGATCTAATTTCGCACATTCCGATAATATTACTAACCGCAAAAGCCGATACTGAAAGTAAGATAAGTGGATATAAATATGGTGCCGACGATTATATTTCGAAACCCTTTGATTTAGAAATTTTAAAAATCCGGATAGAAAACCTTATTTCACTTCGCAAAAAGCTTCAGCAATCCTATAAACAAGGAATTCTTGAAGAACCCGATGTAGAGATTACTAATCTTTTTGAATTGAATTTTGTAAAACAAATTAATACCATTGTCTCTGCCGAATACCAATCGCCCCAACTAAATGTAAATTATCTTGCCGAGAAAATGAATATGAGCAGAACGAATTTCTACCGTAAGTTTATGAATATTATGGATGTTTCGCCAAAGGATTTTATTACAAAATACCGTATTAACAAAGCTATTGAACTAATAAAAGAAGGTAACGTCAACATTGGCGAGATAAGCTTTATTTGTGGCTTTGGAAGCCAAAGCAATTTCTCGGTGCAGTTTAAAAAGGAAAAAGGAGAAAGCCCGTTGCAGTATAAAAAATCGTTGCAACATGCTAACAATCCTACCGGTTTAAATAGTAATAATGCCTCGTAACTACCAACAGTTATAAAAGTTTGCCGATCTTATCCTACCCGATCAAAGTAAAGATTCCACCACAGGCACATTCGACGATAGAAGAAATTTTCTGAAATACATCTGGTAAAGACCATTTAATCGAATGCCAAACCCGATTGTCTGCGAATATACAAATGATCGATCGTGCCTTTTCCCTGGCGTGTTATTAAAAATTCTACCAATTCGGCAATTTCTTCGGGTTGAATTAATTCATCGGTATTAATATCGGGTCGTATTTCGCGAACCATTTCGGTGTTTACTCCTCCGGGCGAAATCAAGTGCACTTTTATTCCATCGGGTTGTACTTCTTTGGCCAGCACTTTTGTAAAACCGGCCAGTGCATGTTTCGACGATGCATAAACCGATTGATTGGCATAGCCTTTAAAATCGACCACAGAACCAACATTTATGATTACCGGATTAGTGCTTTGCTTGAGGTGTGGAGTTGCTTCTTTGCAAATAAAATACGGAGCCCGGGCATTCACTTTAAAAATTTTATCCCACAATTCCATTGAAGTTTCTTCAATGGGAAGAGAATTTGCAAGACCCGCATTATTAATTACCACATCTAAGCCGCCAAATTCGCGTATCGCCTCATTTACAACAGAAGCAGGTGCACTTTCCGATGACAAATCGGCTTCAACAAATGCACAATCTATTTTGTACTTTGTAATCTCATTTTTTGTATTCTGCAACTGATTTTTATTGCGCCCAACAATCATTAAATTATAACCCATTTCGGCTAACTTTAAGGCAACTACTTTGCCAATACCTCTTGATGCCCCGGTTATCAATGCGACTTTTCTCATTCTTCAAAAATATAAAAAGCCTTTACACAAACCGGAAACCTGGTAATGCAAAGGCCTTATTGAATCACTAAATATAAATTTTAGCTCAAAAACTTCTTTCTTAAATCTTCCACCTGAGCGTCGTTAATTGGAATTAGTTTCCCTAACGAAGCACCCATTGTAAGCGATTTTGCACTAAATTCGGCCACTTCTAACTTATCAAATGTTCCGAGTAAATTATCACCGGTTACCAATACCGAATCGTTATTAATAATTACTGCCGGTGTGTTTTCCGACAGTGTTTCGAGAATAGCTTCTTCGCCGGCAAAATGCGAACCGAAAGGCATATTGGGAATATCTTGCAAGAAAATCCAGCTTTCAGGAATGGTACGTACATCAATCTTTTCACCGGTAACACTGTAAGCCATTAGATATGGCGTTTGTGTTAAGATAATTGAATTTACATGTGGAAAACGTTTGTAAATTTCCTGGTGCAACCAAGTCGATCGACTTGGCAATTTTCCGGGCTCGCGCTTACCATCTTTTATCTGCACAATATCTTTTAACTGAATGTCCCAGCGCGCCACATTGGTAGGCGTTATCAGAAAATCATCTCCCTTCCAACGCACCGAAACAGTACCATACGAACTGATCATCAATCCCTGATCGCAGGCACGCAAAACAATACGCTGTATCATTTCCCTAATCGCCCGCTCGTTCGAAGGATATTCAACATTCTTCATCTCCGGCAACAAACGTGGAATCTGGTTTTCAAATTCATCGATCTGATCATCAGACAAATAGTTGGGGGTACCAATTGTGCTTCCGTTTATTAAAGTGCGGGCGCAAAACTCCATTGTTTCAAATCGCTGGTATGCATCACTTAAATTGCTTCCCCCCACAACTGTTCCGTGGTTTTCCATAATTACGGCATTCACTCCTTTTGCAAACTCATCAGCAATAACATCACCTAATTCATCACTTCCGGGTAAGGCATACGGTGCATAACCTATAGGGCCGCAAACATGTTTTGCCTGCGGAAGCACATTTGTATTCGGAATCTGACGTACAATACTAAAAGAAACCAGCGCCGGCGGATGTGCATGAATTACCGCTTTTATTTCGGGGCGGCATTTATAAATGGCAATGTGAAAAGGATACTCCGATGAAGGTTTGTGGCGTCCTTCAATACTTCCGTCTTTTCTTACACAAATAATATCTGTTGGTCGCAAAGTTCCTTTATCAATGGCCGATGGCGTTACCCAAACATCTCCATTATCGTCAATAATAGAGATATTTCCTCCCGATGTTGTTGTCATTCCACTTCGATAAATCTTATCTATGATCATAATTATCTGATCGC
It contains:
- a CDS encoding SDR family oxidoreductase codes for the protein MRKVALITGASRGIGKVVALKLAEMGYNLMIVGRNKNQLQNTKNEITKYKIDCAFVEADLSSESAPASVVNEAIREFGGLDVVINNAGLANSLPIEETSMELWDKIFKVNARAPYFICKEATPHLKQSTNPVIINVGSVVDFKGYANQSVYASSKHALAGFTKVLAKEVQPDGIKVHLISPGGVNTEMVREIRPDINTDELIQPEEIAELVEFLITRQGKGTIDHLYIRRQSGLAFD
- a CDS encoding class II aldolase/adducin family protein, translating into MRKLNTKWMHPRDQIIMIIDKIYRSGMTTTSGGNISIIDDNGDVWVTPSAIDKGTLRPTDIICVRKDGSIEGRHKPSSEYPFHIAIYKCRPEIKAVIHAHPPALVSFSIVRQIPNTNVLPQAKHVCGPIGYAPYALPGSDELGDVIADEFAKGVNAVIMENHGTVVGGSNLSDAYQRFETMEFCARTLINGSTIGTPNYLSDDQIDEFENQIPRLLPEMKNVEYPSNERAIREMIQRIVLRACDQGLMISSYGTVSVRWKGDDFLITPTNVARWDIQLKDIVQIKDGKREPGKLPSRSTWLHQEIYKRFPHVNSIILTQTPYLMAYSVTGEKIDVRTIPESWIFLQDIPNMPFGSHFAGEEAILETLSENTPAVIINNDSVLVTGDNLLGTFDKLEVAEFSAKSLTMGASLGKLIPINDAQVEDLRKKFLS